The segment CGACTGATAGGTAAGACAAGTGAACAAGCCCGCTCGCCGTGATGGCACACCGGACCGTAACAAGAGACAAGACCCACGCAGGAAGCCGACCGCAGGTAGGTCGGACACTCCGCGTGACGCGCGCCGCGGAGATCGCACCCGCGACGATGCGCCCCGTGACGGCGCTCCCCGCACCGGGGACCTCGCACTGGAGCCCCGCGCACCGGGGACCCCGCGCAGGCGCACCACGCACCGGAGCCCCTCGCACAGGAGCCCGACCTGCCCCTCGCCGTGGCGTCGAACAGGACGAATCGACAGACTTCACGCCCGTCGAGACCGGTGTCAACGACCGTAGTAACGACGCCGTTCCTCGCAAGAAGCCGTCGCGTCCCAAGCCGCCGAAGCCGCAGAAGAAGCAGGTTCCGTCGACCACGATCAGCAACGCCAAGCCGGCGAAGCATCAGCACACCGATTCCTCACCGCGCAAGCACGTGCCCGTCGGTGAAGGCGTCCGGTTGCAGAAGGTGCTCGCACAGGCCGGCGTCGCATCGCGCCGCGCAGCCGAGGAACTGATCGCCGACGGCCGCGTCGAGGTCGACGGACGCATCGTCACCGAACAGGGCATCCGCATCGATCCGAACATCGCTGTGGTCCGTGTCGACGGCACTCGCGTGGTCGTGAAGGAAGAACTGGTTCATCTCGCGATGAACAAGCCGCGTGGATGGCAGTGCACCATGTCCGACGATCTGGGACGCCCGTGCGTCGGCGACATCGTCTCCGAGCGGGTCCAGGCGGGGCAGCGACTGTTCCACGTCGGCCGCCTCGATGCCGACACCGAGGGCCTGTTGCTCTTCACCAATGACGGTGATCTTGCTCACCGCCTGATGCACCCGTCGTTCGAGGTGTCGAAGACCTACCTCGCGACGTTGTCGGGCACCATTCCCCGCACGCTCGGCAAGCAGCTGCGTGAAGGCGTCACGCTCGACGACGGCCCGGTGAAGGTCGACGGCTTCCAGCTGCTCGACATCTCGGACGGCAAGTCGCTCGTCAAGGTGACCCTGCACGAGGGCCGCAAGCACATCGTGCGTCGGTTGTTCGACAAGGTCGGCTTCCCGGTCGGACGCCTCGTACGTACCGATGTCGGCAACATCGTGCTCGGTGATCAGCGTCCGGGAACGCTGCGTGTTCTCGGTCGCGGCGAGATCGGCAAGCTCTACGAATCCGTGGGCCTGTGATGAGTGCGCTCGTCGTTGCGATGGACGGTCCCTCGGGCACCGGTAAGTCGTCGGTATCGCGCAGGCTCGCGTCGGCACTGGAAGCGAGCTACCTCGACACCGGTGCGATGTACCGCGTCGCGACGGTGTGGGTGCTGCGCTCGGGCGTCGAGCCCACCGATGCAGACGCTGTTGCGAAAGCTGTTGCGGCGCTTCCCCTCGAGATCGGCAAGGACCCGCTGTCCGAGACCGTTCTGCTCGACGGTGAAGATGTCAGCGGCGAAATCCGCGGCGACGCAGTCACCAAGGCCGTTTCGGCCGTGTCTGCAGTGCCCGCGGTGCGCGAGCTGTTGGTGCAGATGCAGCGCGACCTCGCGAGCTCGTCGACGCGAATCGTTGTGGAAGGCCGCGACATCGGCACCGTCGTTCTTCCCGACGCCGACGTGAAGGTGTTCCTGACTGCCTCACCGGAAGCGCGGGCAGAGCGTCGCAACAAGCAGAACATAGAACAGGGTCGCGTAGACGACTACGAATCCGTGCTCGCG is part of the Rhodococcus sp. SBT000017 genome and harbors:
- the cmk gene encoding (d)CMP kinase produces the protein MSALVVAMDGPSGTGKSSVSRRLASALEASYLDTGAMYRVATVWVLRSGVEPTDADAVAKAVAALPLEIGKDPLSETVLLDGEDVSGEIRGDAVTKAVSAVSAVPAVRELLVQMQRDLASSSTRIVVEGRDIGTVVLPDADVKVFLTASPEARAERRNKQNIEQGRVDDYESVLADVQRRDHADSTRAVSPLRPAEDSVIVDTSELDLDGVIERLLLVVNDRSGAVQ